The following are encoded in a window of Lates calcarifer isolate ASB-BC8 linkage group LG20, TLL_Latcal_v3, whole genome shotgun sequence genomic DNA:
- the LOC108893170 gene encoding N-acetyllactosaminide beta-1,3-N-acetylglucosaminyltransferase 3-like, producing the protein MGAVLVVIYLNKEINLTDHKTICPQEYGKKNGTQTTPLTKNTSWPRCQQNMSAASVTNFSSLPGRIQDFLYYQHCRHFPMLLDIPDKCGGADRSSEVFLLLVIKSSAANHDRRVALRKTWAKERSHNGVWIRRLFISGTMGAGFEKKRWNKFLELEQREYSDILQWDFNDSFFNLTLKQILFLEWMERNCPHVHFLLNGDDDVFANTDNMVQYLQSLKDNDGSKHLFIGHLIQNVGPIRLPWNKYYIPVQVQESDTYPPYCGGGGYLLSRYTALVIYRISQSITIHPIDDVYMGMCLAKAGLSPESHIGVQTAGIYIPSHKIDNYDPCYYREILLVHRFLPADLYLMWHRLNEPNQECFADAK; encoded by the coding sequence ATGGGAGCTGTTCTCGTGGTCATTTATCTCAATAAAGAGATAAACTTAACTGATCATAAAACCATCTGCCCCCAAGAATACGGGAAAAAGAATGGCACTCAAACAACGCCACTCACCAAAAATACCTCCTGGCCCAGATGTCAACAAAACATGTCTGCTGCTAGCGTCACAAACTTCAGCTCTCTTCCTGGTAGAATACAAGACTTTCTCTACTATCAGCACTGTCGACATTTTCCCATGCTACTGGACATTCCCGACAAATGTGGAGGAGCTGATAGATCTTCAGAGGTCTTCCTTTTACTGGTCATCAAAAGCTCTGCAGCAAACCATGACCGACGGGTGGCGCTGCGCAAAACCTGGGCTAAAGAGAGGTCACACAATGGTGTGTGGATCCGAAGGCTCTTCATCTCAGGAACGATGGGCGCTGGTTTTGAGAAAAAGAGGTGGAACAAATTCCTTGAACTGGAGCAACGCGAGTACAGTGACATTCTACAGTGGGATTTCAATGACTCGTTCTTCAACCTCACTTTGAAGCAGATACTCTTCCTAGAATGGATGGAAAGAAACTGTCCACATGTTCACTTCCTGCtaaatggtgatgatgatgtcttTGCCAATACAGACAACATGGTTCAGTATCTCCAAAGCCTTAAGGACAATGATGGAAGCAAACACCTCTTTATTGGCCATCTGATCCAGAATGTTGGACCCATAAGATTGCCATGGAATAAGTATTATATCCCTGTTCAGGTGCAGGAGTCAGACACATATCCCCCCTactgtggtggtgggggctATCTCTTATCCAGATACACAGCTTTGGTCATATACAGAATATCCCAATCGATCACCATTCACCCTATTGATGATGTTTACATGGGCATGTGCCTGGCTAAAGCAGGACTTAGTCCTGAGTCTCATATTGGTGTGCAGACAGCAGGAATATACATTCCCTCCCACAAAATCGATAACTACGACCCTTGTTATTACAGAGAAATCCTTCTCGTTCATAGATTCCTGCCAGCTGACTTGTATCTTATGTGGCACAGGCTGAATGAGCCTAATCAGGAATGCTTTGCTGATGCCAAATAG